Genomic DNA from Anoplopoma fimbria isolate UVic2021 breed Golden Eagle Sablefish chromosome 22, Afim_UVic_2022, whole genome shotgun sequence:
aaaaagaaaaaaacgccATCGTTTTCAATTAATGAAGCAGGGAATTGAGTCCGAGGTCCTGCGGGATATGGATTAACCGTGATGGCTTGAGGGCCCAATCTCACACTGAGTCTGCGCCGCGGTCTGCATGGAGGAATTTCTCAACCCCCCTCcgacacacacacctccaccacctcctacCCCcacccatccctctctcctAAGGTGAGTTGCTTCCGCGTGGATCGCCATTAGTGGTGGGGGGAGATAAAACTGTAAGTGTTGCTCCCAATTAGTGCATCAGTGACCGTTCTGTGCCTCCTCCACAGCGAGGCCTGcgagaagggagggagagagggagggagagagagattgggAGGACGGATGACAGCAAAGGAGAGAATGGCACAGAGACATTGGCTTTGGAAAGGGAATAAAAGAAAGGGAGTGGGTTATAGAGGTAGCTAGATAAAGAGAGGACAAGAGATGAGAGGGAGTGGGGAGGCGGGGGGAGAAAAGTGACTCAAAAATGGCTTAAGCATTCATTTTGAGTGGCGAGACAGCTCCCATTAACATTTAACGGCGTTTGCGCAACTTGGTGTGGAGGTTAGGATGCAAATGAGGAGGAATTAAAACCGGCCAGAGGTTTTGTCAGTGATGGATTGCAGTCTGGCTGTACTCACCGCTTCCCGGTGTCCATCACGGGCGATTACTGTATAATTAAACCTTATTTCTGGACTCTCTCCCGACGCATAATTACTTGTGTGGGAATGTAACCATCATCTAAAAGCTCCggcaaggagagaaaaaaaaatgctttagcATTTAGTGTGGCCCGCAGTCATTTCACAGACCAGTGACAGATAGAGCCATCTGATGATCGGCAAAAAGAACAGTCACTTTTAATAagaggtggtggggggggaaatATCAGGCGACAGTGTGCTGATTATAGGAAAATTAGGCTTTTAAGTGGTAAAGTCCTTTGTGttatttgcataatttattccggctttatccccccccccaacccctgTTCAACCACCTCTggtttccttctttctttctttttttttgcgaGCTGTGGGGCAATTTCCTCTCATATTTGAACGGATTGCACATTTAAGACTACTTAAGGAAAATGATCGCTTAGCATATTTTAATTGTCGTGCAAAGAGTGTGCCGAGGTGCGAGGCAAAGCTTACGGAGTAGGGGCCCTTTAAAGTGAAGGGGACACAGGGGCGTTGTGCCGGATGACCCTCCGGGTGCAAACGCATGCACATGGGCCTTTATACTGCTGGAAAAACGTAAAACCTAAAAAAGTCTGCACCCTGATTTGGATAAAAAATCGTGGATGATATTTCCTGTATTGCTCCCCCTCTGCCAAGTTGAGACCAACTGCAGCTTTACCAGTTTGCTGCTTCAGTTTTATAAAGctcacagcaacaacaaaaaaaaggtgaagaaCATGATCACATCTCTTCTTGCTGGTTGCCTCAAACTCTGTAAGAAAAACAGCTTAACATGTGatagacaaaaaagaaaaagcttctgTCACAGATAATTCCTGATCATGGCTATAGCATGTTTCAAAgtgggaaaataaagaaaaaacagcagcccTTGCTGCACTCTAACCCCTTCGTTTTTCGAGTTTCCATGGGTAATTATAGAGGCTATACAGCAGCTTCCCACACCTCACTGCCAGCTATATAATGATACCTTGGAAAATGTAGTGGGCTAATGCACATCATTTTCATTAAGAGCGCTCGCGTAATCCAAATTCTTTGTGATGGAGGAAGATAAttaatgctttaatgttttggtcTTGCCACTCTCCGCCACAGCAAGAGAAAtgaattgttacattttaatgagaGAAAGCGACAGCGCCGGCTTCCTGCGCAACACGGATGATTTTATAATTGCACACAAGGGTGACTAACTCAAGGCTCATTAAGACGATTTTTCAGCTGGGCTATTTTCTGGCAGGacaatacatatattttccATTCTACTGATAAATAAATTCtgtaattaatctttttttattattctcgGACCAGTAACGtgacgtaaaaaaaacaaaggacgTACAAGATATAATCTCCCaagaaaatgtctttaatgaATCGTTCGTTGCTGCTTGTACCTAAGATTACATGAAAATACATTGACTGCAAGTATGGCAACATATTCACACATATAAACAAGTGGTGCATTTGTATTGTATGTATAGGTATgtacaacagaaaaaacacgTTACACTCTGGTTTTAAAGTTGTGcaagtgtgttatatatactaacaatttataaaattcaaacacactaaataaaaaacagaagagtgTGCCCACGTATATACACATTCACACGCGCACAACCACAGTAGTTCACAAAAGATTAAAGCAAATGTATTGGATTATACATTTCCGGGTCGCCTTTTCAGCTCGACCCCGACCGTTCCCCTTCCTCACAAATCgcttgtgagtgtgttttttttcttttttgacgtCGGTGTTATCAGGCGTGTGTGTTAGGCCCGTCTGACACACggtgacagacacacacacacacacacacacacacacacacacacaaggctacGCTTCAGCCTGCGGTTGCACCATCAGCTCAATGTTTTAAGTACAGTCATCTGAGGTAGACTGCGCAAAACTTCATGGTGTTATTCTCTCCACTCTCATTTTTtcgttttcttttgtttttatttttcgaTGCATTTTTTCCCACAAATGTCTGACATTTGGATAAATCAAATACCACGTGTGTTTTGTAGCCATGAGGTAGAAATGCTTTAAAGAAGTATTCTAGCatccatttaaagaaaaaggtttttaaaaaaagctagaTTTAAACaccatgtagaaaaaaaaaggtcaagacacaaaaaaagaaaggaccACAAAAACACGTAACAAACAAGCGTAGCATCGACCGGCGGTGTTTTCAAGTCGTTCTGTGTTCGTCTGCCATGGAGCCTGTGCTGTTGTTGTGTGCTCTGAAGTGCATTAGTAGGTTTCTCTGTTCTAAAGGGACTCTCCCTCCAGAGGATTTGCTGACAGAAGGAATTCTGGTCCAGATTGTTttgagggtgttttttttttttcttcttctgacgGACCACTCTCCCTTTCCCCCCCTCTTGTGCTGCCGCCACACCGCCTGGCTGTCTTTCCTTCCCCGTCAATTTTGCTGATGCTCAGCAGAACCCCCctacccccacccccaccccaccccctcaGCCCCACGAACACCACCCCACATCAGGTGCTGCACTGACGGTGCCTcgtacatacagtatgtagcTCCTActttatataaaagaaaaagcaggatGTACAATATAAGTGTAAAAACTGATCATCGGTCTCCTTCAGGATAAATACCAGACAGACGAAGCAAATAAACCTCaacaaaattacattattacacaCAAAATGCTTCAGTGCACGGACATTAAAACTACCATAAGCACTGCTGTGTCACACAACAGTGGAGCTGTAAGGACGGCATCTTACACGGTGACAAGGaggagagacacacaaaaaaaaatacattccaaTGCGACACAATGGGACACAGATAACCTTCAGGGACGAAGGACTTTTAACAGCAGTGCCACAATTCCCCACTCATGTTACAAAGCTTTTTTAGCCAACTCAAGTATGTATCCAAATGCATTTATCTGTGTAATTATGTGAAAAATTCAAACTGAGCAACACAGTtacagatgaggaaaaaaaaaaacagctttttgaaTTGGATTAGTACGTCTGGGGTTGtcattttgttaacatttttttgattgTAACTTGATTAAAATAGTGTCTTTAAAGTTTAGTTGTCTGTGAACACCCGCTGGTTGGACAACAATAATACTATTTGCATTACAGAGGTGTCAATCAATCAGAATTGCGATTATCAAATTACCTCTGGCCTTGagcaaaaacagtaatttactGTCTACTTTCCACACTTGTAAAAAAGCATGTAAGATATGTGCTGGATGAATGACCTTGTCTAATTTAAATTATAGGACTGGCATCCCATTCTACAGATAATCCAGTTCAAATGCAGCTGAACAGCGTGAGTGACAAGGCAACTTTGCAAAATCCATATTTCCATATCTAGGTTGTGACACCTATCAAATCCAACTTAAAAACTGGGAGGATATCTGGAATGAGCTCCCTTAATCCttgttataaaaaatacagattttccTTGAACGCAATAGATGAGCTGCTTACTGATTTCCAATAGAGCATTTCTGGCTGAAACCAACTGGAGTAAACTAGATGaaattataagataagatacacCTTTATCGATCCCCAGCAGGGAAATCAGTGAACTGACATtaagtcaaacatttaatttgcacAAAGAGATACAGTAAATTGTCTTTGATATCACTGTGATCTAAAAGAGTTGTGTGAGATTTTGGGAAACAtggttatttgctttcttgccgagagttataTGAGAATGTCAATACCGCTCTCATGTTTTGGTCTTCAATATGaactataaaaacaaatttagtTACGTTCTGACCGAGCCAGACTAGCTGGTTCCGTTTTTATGCTGAGTTAAGTTGACCGGCTATCGGCACTAGCTGGATCTTCTCATCTGCAAGAAAGTAAATGAGTGTATTTCCCAAACTATCCAACTCTTCCTTTagatttttggggggggagttTCTGGCATCAAATTTATCCATGtcagagaatatatatatatctaaataacatgacaacaacaaattgttgttttaagaCTTCAGCTTTCATACAGATTAAACAAgcgaaaatataaaacaaattttgtTACGTTTTGACCGAGCTAGGCTCGCTGGTTCTCCGTTTTCAGATTTTTATGCCAAGATAAGCTAACTGACTAACCGCACTAGCTGGATCTTCTACTTTCGGTAAGAAAGCAAAtgagtgtatttcccaaaaagtagatttagaaaatatttttttgcaggacTTTTTAGCATCAAGTTCCGCCATGTCTAAGAAAACATCCTCACTCACTAAATAATATGACAAATGAGCTGATAATATACGCAGAAGTTAGCTGACAAACTGATGGAGCCTCCATGCAGCCTAACAATAAAGCCTAGATCGCTTGTATAAACAATGCTGATTAtggttgttttaataaatatacaactCCCATCTCCACAACACCTGCCCGTCTCTcagaaaccccccaaaaatgttatataaaaaaaaaaagtgatggaCATAAGCTTCAGGATTTGTCAAGTAAACACAGGTAACTTAAGCACCTGctgtgaggaaaagaaaaaaagaaataatgtcTCTCGCTTTTGATTATGTCCCATCATTCCAGAAAATATCTATTACATTCATTGTCACCTCTTTGCTATTTATCCTAGCCAGTCGAGGTACAGCTAACACTGCTTCGCTAAACTTAAACCAAGCCAAACCAACTTCGAGTTCTCCCCTCAGATCTTAGTGCTTTTTATCGTCAAGATATCTTGAGGTACTATACAATTCACAAACGCTTTCCTGAGTTTTGTTTGtaacgtttgtttgttttgcagacaCGGGATCAGAAGAGATGAGTGCTAGCCAGGGCCCAGACTACTGCCGCCCTGACCCATTACTGCTCCTGGCAGGGCAATAAAGAATGACTGACCGCCAGCGATGGCGACTGCCAATCTCTGTTTTTCAGACTCGCTGCTGAAGTTTTAAAGCTCTTAATAATCGTCAGCTCATGCCATGAATGTAGATCGTGAAGCAaattaacaaagaaaagaaaatcagaaagCACCACTTCAGGCACTTGGATAGCCAACTAAATCTCAAGAACAAGAACAGAacgatatatatacacagacactGGGGCGTCTCTTCTGGAGCCAACTTGCTTGCAATGTGTAAACAATGCCTGGCTTTCTGGAGTGTCAagcattcaaattaaaagtcttGCTCATTAACTGCAAACCTGCCAGTTGTCTCATCAAACCAGGTCTCCCGGCGCGTCTAAAACCCTGCTTGTGAGAACTCAGTGGGCTTGTGTTGGCCTTCTGTGTGCCTCTCCCTCCAGCACAATGCTTCTGCCCTGAGGGGAGGAATTGTGGATGCCTCTTTTTTCTCAAGGGCGGAATCTATCTTTTCACTGGCTGCAGCCGAACATTTTGTTCCACTCAGTGTACGTGTCAATCTCTTTCTGTGATATACTGGCTTGGAATTTACAAAAGACACTCTCGAAGTCCTGGTAGGTGAGGGGCCTGACCTGTCCCCGGGGCATCATACCCGACATGTCCATGCCCTGTGCAGAGACGTGTAACAGACCCACAAGGGCCTCCTGGCAGAGTCTGGCCAAGTCCAGGCCGGAGAAACCCTCGGTACGCTGGACCAGCAGCGCCAGCTCTTCCTCGCTCAAGCAGTATTTGTGCTGAGATTGAGCCAGGAGCTGGCCCACGATCTGGTGTCGGGCCCCGCCGTCCGGCAGGGGTACAAGGACCCTCCGAGCAAAGTACCTGCGCAGCCCTTCGTCCATGTCCTGGGGTCTGCTCGTGGAGCAGACCACCAACACTTGGTTGCCTCCGTCCTCACCTGAGCCCATGAGAAGTGAGTCCAACTGGGCGAGGAGCTCCCCCTTCAGTCGATTGATGGGGCTCTCTTCGCTGAGGTGGGCCGACAGCAGCATGTCCACCTCGCTGATGAACAGTACGGAAGGCTGCCGGCAGCGCGCCACAAGGAAGGACGCTCGGATGATTTTATCCCCTTCCGCCAGCCACTTGGTTGCCAACGTGGAGCCGTTGAGCTGAAGGAAGGGGGCCCCCAGCTGGCTGGCCAGGCAGCGACCCAGCAACGTCCTGCCACTGCCCCTGGGGCCAAACAGCAATACGCAACGTGGGGCTGGTCCTAAACTGCTGAACATGTCCGGGCGAAGAATTGGCCACAGGACCTCCTCCTTTAGGGTTGCCTTGGCCAGTTCTAGTCCTGCAATGTCACTCCAATCGACTGGGGGCCCCTGCTGAACAATTTCAGAGGTAACCATGTCTAGGAGGTGGGGGTCACTGGTTTTGAGCTGCTCTTCAGCAGGCcgggaggaggaagtggatgagGAGAGGTGGTGACGGTGGTCATCAGCGCCTTGCTCACTGAGGGAAGGGGAGGTGAAGCTGGCAATGGAATCTGTTGAGCGGGAACCCCCCAGGGTGGAGGTGACATAGGCCGGTGGAGTCAGCGGACCACCTGTTGCCTGGCTGCTGtacttcctctgctgctgctccgagGACATCGTGGACTGCTTCTGAGGATTAAAAGGTAAAGACGACTTTTCAGCACCTCTGTCGTATCCACCGCCGCTGCCGCTGTTGGAGCCTCCGTTGGCGCTGCTGCTGTCAGCTATCCTGTACATGGGGCTCTCAGCCGAGCTCCGGGACTGGCTGTAGCCGAAGTTACCGTAAGCGGAGTCTATCTCCCCTTGGCCTGTCATGTAGAAGGCTTTCCTCTTCAGCGAGTTGGAGGAGCTACTGTTAAGAGGCGTGGGGGCGATTGGGGTCAGGTTGTGGCTCTGGTACGGGTATCCAGGTAAAGCAGAAGAGGGGGGAAGGGGTGTAGGTGCAGCGATGCCTGAGGGGAGGTATGAGGATGGAGGGGGTGCTCCCCCAGGGCTGTATCCTGGCCCGACTGAGCTCTGAGCTGGGTAGCCTGCTGGGGGGTAATTATAACTAGACAAGTTGGGGGAGCCTCCGTTGTAAGCTGGGACTAAAGTGGGGTGGGAGGGTGGCGGAGGGGGCGGCTGCAGGAGCCCAGAGCTGTGCAGGGGTGAGGGAAGCGCCGGGGCGGGGGCGGACTGGGAGCTGTAACTACTGTGCAGGTAGGAGCTGCCGTATGGGGGGCCGTATTCCTGAGAGGGCATGGAGGAGGTGTGGAGGGCGGTGGCGGTGTGGCTcccacagctgctgctgga
This window encodes:
- the LOC129111951 gene encoding fidgetin-like — protein: MISSSSVYGLKMQWTPEHSQWAEQHFDISSTTRSPAHKAEAYRAVPGHLQRSAAYQYAWANDDISALTASNLLKKYAEKYSGILEMPGSYSEGPGMMNGRKGESEPWQDGVYPMSCIPEGVSIRKGGVAAASEVVSGMCSSPGLASSTLSEPSYSSSSCGSHTATALHTSSMPSQEYGPPYGSSYLHSSYSSQSAPAPALPSPLHSSGLLQPPPPPPSHPTLVPAYNGGSPNLSSYNYPPAGYPAQSSVGPGYSPGGAPPPSSYLPSGIAAPTPLPPSSALPGYPYQSHNLTPIAPTPLNSSSSNSLKRKAFYMTGQGEIDSAYGNFGYSQSRSSAESPMYRIADSSSANGGSNSGSGGGYDRGAEKSSLPFNPQKQSTMSSEQQQRKYSSQATGGPLTPPAYVTSTLGGSRSTDSIASFTSPSLSEQGADDHRHHLSSSTSSSRPAEEQLKTSDPHLLDMVTSEIVQQGPPVDWSDIAGLELAKATLKEEVLWPILRPDMFSSLGPAPRCVLLFGPRGSGRTLLGRCLASQLGAPFLQLNGSTLATKWLAEGDKIIRASFLVARCRQPSVLFISEVDMLLSAHLSEESPINRLKGELLAQLDSLLMGSGEDGGNQVLVVCSTSRPQDMDEGLRRYFARRVLVPLPDGGARHQIVGQLLAQSQHKYCLSEEELALLVQRTEGFSGLDLARLCQEALVGLLHVSAQGMDMSGMMPRGQVRPLTYQDFESVFCKFQASISQKEIDTYTEWNKMFGCSQ